In one Thioclava sp. ES.031 genomic region, the following are encoded:
- a CDS encoding glycosyltransferase family 2 protein, whose amino-acid sequence MSAEICVIIPAYNAEATIADAVRSALAQPEVAELRVIDDASTDATAQTAQEAAAGDPRLTVISRSHNIGPAAARNIAIAESTAPYLSVLDADDYLMPGRFGRLDLTSEADIVADNIVFVPEARPDLLRPEELPAAPNEPPRALDLADFIRGNLSLPGQPRGELGFLKPVISRAFLDRHGLRYNAALRLGEDCDLYLRMFLDGARFRLQRDIGYVARVRRDSLSGRHRAEDLGNLLSAAEQLAPMVARDPKAAPLFRAYLTEIRARYLLRDFLDVKRRAGLAAALRHSARPLSNLGPVLGGVARDKLAALRKAEAPPLPDQRYLLPLE is encoded by the coding sequence TTGAGCGCCGAAATTTGCGTCATCATCCCCGCCTATAACGCCGAGGCCACGATCGCGGACGCGGTGCGCTCGGCACTCGCGCAGCCCGAAGTCGCCGAGCTGCGCGTGATCGACGACGCCTCCACCGACGCCACGGCGCAGACCGCGCAGGAGGCGGCAGCAGGCGATCCGCGCCTGACCGTGATCTCGCGAAGCCACAACATCGGCCCGGCGGCGGCGCGCAATATCGCCATTGCCGAGAGCACCGCGCCTTATCTGAGCGTGCTCGACGCCGACGACTACCTGATGCCGGGGCGTTTCGGGCGGCTCGATCTGACATCGGAGGCCGATATCGTCGCCGACAATATCGTCTTCGTGCCCGAGGCGCGGCCCGATCTGCTGAGGCCAGAGGAGCTGCCCGCCGCGCCCAATGAGCCGCCGCGTGCGCTCGATCTGGCCGATTTCATTCGCGGCAACCTCTCGCTGCCCGGTCAGCCGCGAGGCGAGCTGGGCTTCCTGAAACCGGTGATCTCGCGCGCGTTCCTCGACCGGCACGGGCTGCGCTACAACGCGGCGCTGCGGCTCGGCGAGGATTGCGATCTGTATTTGCGGATGTTCCTCGATGGCGCGCGGTTCCGGCTGCAGCGCGATATCGGCTACGTCGCGCGGGTGCGGCGCGACAGTCTCAGCGGGCGCCACCGGGCCGAAGATCTGGGGAACCTGCTGAGCGCCGCCGAGCAACTGGCCCCGATGGTCGCACGCGATCCGAAAGCCGCGCCGCTGTTTCGCGCCTATCTGACGGAGATCCGGGCGCGCTATCTGCTGCGCGATTTCCTCGACGTGAAACGGCGCGCCGGGCTTGCAGCGGCGCTGCGTCATTCGGCGCGGCCCTTGTCGAACCTCGGCCCGGTGCTCGGCGGGGTCGCGCGCGACAAGCTCGCGGCCCTGCGCAAGGCGGAGGCGCCGCCCCTGCCCGATCAGCGTTATCTCCTGCCGCTGGAATAG
- a CDS encoding polysaccharide biosynthesis/export family protein, producing MKLRLALILGMVLPASAGFSETIVAGDALSIRVMAWDPISAVMREWDSWPTEYTVDEQGILTMPFLGPMKAETTTPSDLSEEIANRLIQQLGITDMPGVSVAIAQRPPVYVSGLVRTGGKVDFREGMTAREALAQAGGIPMAGLSETDPLRARLEAETLLSDLRQKEDTLGARRARLIAEVDGAETIDFPPLQNDASGEVLRDRERKIFELDREETKRRITLIDGRLELLNSEIAALEKKSASLEEQQALAQKQTDAMNTLADRGLAANARLLDAQRVAATVETQALDVRSAILKARQDIASAEADRLDAVEGAAAARLETLRQVEADLDEIRGKRVLQERIVGLLTAIERPEDALQVRVHRKGANDAEVLAMDAPLMPGDIVEFQLLPAQVKG from the coding sequence ATGAAACTCCGGCTGGCGCTGATACTGGGCATGGTTCTGCCCGCCAGCGCCGGCTTTTCCGAGACCATCGTCGCGGGCGACGCGCTGTCGATCCGCGTGATGGCGTGGGATCCGATCAGCGCGGTGATGCGCGAATGGGATAGCTGGCCGACCGAATATACGGTCGACGAGCAAGGTATTCTCACGATGCCCTTTCTCGGGCCGATGAAGGCCGAGACCACGACCCCGTCCGATCTGTCGGAAGAGATCGCCAATCGGCTGATCCAGCAGCTCGGCATCACCGATATGCCCGGCGTCTCTGTCGCGATTGCGCAGCGCCCGCCGGTCTATGTGTCGGGGCTGGTGCGCACGGGCGGCAAGGTCGATTTCCGCGAGGGGATGACCGCGCGCGAGGCCCTGGCGCAGGCGGGCGGTATCCCGATGGCGGGGCTGAGCGAGACGGATCCGCTGCGGGCGCGGCTGGAGGCGGAAACGCTGCTCAGCGATCTGCGGCAGAAGGAAGATACGCTCGGCGCACGTCGCGCGCGGCTGATCGCCGAGGTCGACGGGGCCGAGACGATCGACTTCCCGCCACTGCAAAACGATGCGAGCGGCGAGGTGCTGCGCGACCGCGAGCGCAAGATTTTCGAGCTCGACCGCGAAGAGACGAAGCGTAGGATCACCCTGATCGACGGGCGGCTGGAGCTTCTGAACTCCGAGATCGCGGCGCTCGAAAAGAAATCCGCCTCGCTCGAGGAGCAACAGGCTCTGGCGCAGAAGCAGACCGATGCGATGAATACGCTGGCCGACCGGGGGCTTGCCGCCAATGCGCGGCTTCTGGATGCGCAGCGGGTCGCGGCGACGGTCGAGACGCAGGCGCTCGATGTGCGCAGCGCGATCCTGAAGGCGCGACAGGACATCGCGTCCGCCGAAGCGGACCGGCTGGATGCGGTCGAAGGGGCGGCCGCGGCGCGGCTGGAAACCTTGCGACAGGTCGAGGCCGATCTGGACGAAATCCGCGGCAAGCGCGTCTTGCAGGAGCGGATCGTGGGGCTTCTGACCGCGATTGAACGGCCCGAGGATGCGCTTCAGGTGCGGGTCCATCGCAAGGGCGCAAACGACGCCGAGGTGCTGGCGATGGATGCGCCCTTGATGCCCGGCGACATTGTGGAGTTCCAACTGCTTCCGGCGCAGGTCAAAGGCTAG
- a CDS encoding aldo/keto reductase: MGRIGFGTAHLYAGKGREDAVALLRAALEAGITWIDTAPLYGHGAAEAIVGEAIAGRRDQVFLSSKVGIAPSRITLGFRVHGKLAHLAGRVPGGARIVPPPAPRSPRFGQFGPEQIRASVEASLRALRTDQLDLLTLHECTSEVANDPAVLEVLQELVAAGKVRELGTATQFETSRAIAGQGAGLPYSVYQMPAQGWENPVGDFACPTGAQTVAHSLIGRGVGALEARLSQPGPAREKAVALGIDPDAPDLGARLMAHAAGIEGMRAVLFSSTNPARIARMAQATGISSEAALAGAQLMGWAQASS; the protein is encoded by the coding sequence GTGGGCAGGATCGGCTTCGGAACAGCGCATCTTTACGCAGGAAAAGGACGCGAGGATGCGGTCGCGCTGCTGCGGGCGGCGCTGGAGGCCGGGATCACCTGGATCGACACCGCGCCGCTCTACGGGCATGGCGCGGCGGAAGCGATCGTGGGCGAGGCGATCGCGGGGCGGCGAGATCAGGTCTTCTTGTCGAGCAAGGTGGGTATCGCACCGTCGCGGATCACACTTGGCTTCCGCGTTCACGGCAAGCTCGCCCATCTGGCGGGACGGGTGCCCGGGGGCGCGCGGATCGTGCCGCCGCCTGCACCGCGCAGCCCGCGTTTCGGGCAGTTCGGCCCGGAGCAGATCCGCGCCAGCGTCGAGGCGAGCCTGCGCGCGCTGCGGACGGACCAGCTCGATCTTCTGACTTTGCACGAATGCACGTCTGAAGTCGCAAATGACCCTGCCGTGCTGGAGGTTTTGCAAGAGCTCGTCGCGGCGGGAAAGGTGCGCGAGCTCGGCACCGCGACGCAATTCGAGACAAGCCGCGCGATTGCAGGGCAGGGGGCGGGTTTGCCTTACAGCGTTTATCAGATGCCCGCCCAAGGTTGGGAAAATCCGGTCGGTGATTTCGCCTGCCCGACGGGCGCGCAGACGGTCGCCCATTCGCTCATCGGGCGCGGGGTCGGGGCGCTCGAAGCGCGGCTTTCGCAGCCGGGCCCTGCGCGGGAGAAGGCCGTCGCGCTCGGCATCGACCCGGATGCGCCCGATCTGGGCGCACGGCTGATGGCGCATGCGGCGGGGATCGAAGGGATGCGCGCGGTACTGTTTTCCTCGACCAATCCTGCGCGGATCGCGCGGATGGCGCAGGCGACCGGGATTTCTTCAGAGGCGGCCCTTGCAGGCGCGCAGCTGATGGGTTGGGCGCAGGCCTCCTCCTGA
- a CDS encoding sugar transferase, with product MKRALDLLIVLAIAPFFAPLFLGLCLMIKLSDGGPLFYGHRRIGFGGREFRCWKFRSMVTNGDEVLERHLMLNPDQRAIWQEQRKLDDDPRVTSIGAVLRKLSLDELPQIMNVLTGEMSIVGPRPVVEDELENYGQSRFHYLQSRPGVTGMWQVSGRSDVTYRERVRLDRFYVSNWRPMLDIWVLFMTIPAVLFAKGAR from the coding sequence GTGAAACGTGCTCTCGATCTTCTTATCGTCCTGGCGATCGCGCCGTTTTTCGCGCCGCTGTTCCTCGGGCTTTGCCTGATGATCAAGCTGTCCGACGGTGGTCCGCTGTTCTACGGCCATCGCCGGATCGGCTTCGGCGGGCGGGAATTCCGCTGCTGGAAGTTCCGCTCGATGGTGACAAACGGCGATGAGGTGCTCGAACGTCACCTCATGCTGAACCCGGATCAGCGCGCGATCTGGCAAGAACAGCGCAAGCTCGACGACGATCCGCGGGTGACCTCGATTGGCGCTGTGCTGCGCAAGCTCAGCCTCGACGAGCTGCCGCAGATCATGAATGTGCTGACCGGCGAGATGAGCATCGTCGGCCCGCGCCCGGTGGTCGAAGACGAGCTGGAAAACTACGGCCAGTCGCGGTTTCACTACCTCCAAAGCCGCCCCGGCGTGACCGGAATGTGGCAGGTCAGCGGGCGATCCGATGTGACCTATCGCGAGCGCGTGCGACTGGATCGCTTCTATGTGAGCAATTGGCGGCCGATGCTCGATATCTGGGTGCTGTTCATGACGATCCCGGCGGTGCTCTTTGCGAAAGGTGCGCGCTGA
- a CDS encoding glycosyltransferase family 2 protein → MTAPLISIVMANYRGAAYLDRAIASVLAQDHTHLELLLIDDASSDGSAEIARDWAARDGRLRFHEMPRNGGAAAARNQALDMAQGEWVAIVDSDDLIHPQRLSRLLAAATRLDAQMVADDMVFFSETPNAAGRTLLQPLQLTCPREVTARDMLASDDPAKPLPPLGYLKPLIARKTIGNLRYDTSLSISEDLDFYLRLLIGGARLMALPDPMYLYRRHSASLSYRLSCKALEAMLDAQARLSPRCPPSLSEALETRRRALEHMLRYQRLVDDLKAHRWGPATIRLARAPGLFGNLVESLRARRRAKAPQAKPRDARDLSLGVTGKGAQLVVPEPPPAGACWPAPPADPAAEISALMARHKLHVDPQDAAGAWFGWIASGQV, encoded by the coding sequence ATGACTGCTCCGTTGATCTCGATCGTGATGGCGAACTACCGGGGTGCGGCCTATCTGGATCGCGCCATCGCCTCCGTATTGGCACAGGATCATACGCATCTCGAACTGCTGCTGATCGACGATGCCTCGAGCGATGGCTCCGCCGAGATCGCCCGCGACTGGGCCGCCCGCGACGGGCGGCTGCGCTTTCACGAAATGCCACGCAACGGGGGGGCGGCTGCGGCGCGCAATCAGGCGCTGGACATGGCGCAGGGCGAATGGGTCGCGATCGTCGACAGCGACGATCTGATCCATCCGCAGCGCCTTTCGCGGCTGCTGGCCGCGGCGACCCGGCTCGATGCGCAGATGGTCGCGGATGACATGGTGTTCTTTTCCGAAACGCCGAATGCCGCCGGGCGCACGCTGTTGCAGCCCTTGCAGCTGACCTGCCCGCGCGAGGTCACCGCGCGCGACATGCTGGCCTCCGACGATCCGGCCAAGCCCTTGCCGCCACTGGGCTATCTCAAACCGCTTATCGCGCGGAAAACCATAGGTAATCTGCGCTACGACACCAGCCTCTCGATCTCCGAGGATCTGGATTTCTACCTGCGCCTGCTGATCGGCGGCGCGCGTCTCATGGCGCTGCCAGACCCGATGTATCTCTATCGCAGGCATTCGGCCTCGCTGTCTTACCGGCTGTCCTGCAAGGCGCTCGAAGCGATGCTCGATGCGCAGGCGCGGCTGAGCCCGCGCTGCCCGCCGTCGCTCTCGGAAGCGCTCGAGACCCGCAGGCGGGCGTTGGAGCATATGCTGCGTTATCAGCGGCTGGTCGATGACCTGAAAGCGCATCGCTGGGGCCCGGCGACGATACGTCTGGCGCGGGCTCCGGGGTTGTTCGGCAATCTCGTGGAAAGCCTGCGGGCGCGACGTCGCGCAAAGGCTCCGCAGGCCAAGCCGCGAGATGCGCGGGACCTGAGCCTTGGCGTGACCGGAAAAGGCGCGCAACTGGTGGTGCCCGAACCGCCCCCCGCAGGCGCGTGCTGGCCCGCGCCTCCCGCCGATCCGGCCGCCGAGATATCGGCGCTGATGGCGCGTCACAAGCTGCACGTCGACCCGCAGGATGCTGCAGGTGCATGGTTCGGCTGGATTGCCTCCGGTCAGGTCTGA
- a CDS encoding GMC oxidoreductase yields MLDAAIAKTNLETVERRGAFDAIIVGAGAAGGLAAALLCEAGMKVLVLDAGYRPSLAEAPMRTLVSAAMRRIATPRMARLLPYRVMKRGEGFLRDLGRRRQPVQTQCYAWPTAPDLFVDDLDNPYETAPDAPFNWIRVRALGGRMVVPVHGRQYLRHGPADFAPIDGASPNWPFAPDALTPWYEMVERRLGLSGGRENTPFVPDSLLAEERQPDAAEADVMALLDEAYPGVTTMLGRYAPPMPALDQAAATGNLWCRSGAVVSHVEVDASGRARSVSFYDRESRSRQTISAPHILLAASTVESTRILLASQTERPGGIGAASGALGRYLMDHVSIKAEGIGHAIGPGEPADMEVGRCLYLPHFERRDAPDSLLDRGYGVRLYRTPGHGDISYFTAVSDSEMLPRRENRITLSERKDAYGFAIPRIEVTHSPEELARAAEQRRAVLELAEILGVRLTSISTGPSVPGAAIHECGSARMGTAPENSVLDPFNECWDARGLHVIDGAAFPSEGNQNPTLTIMALTARACARIVGNSSPEADMPAAETVTA; encoded by the coding sequence ATGCTTGATGCTGCAATTGCAAAAACAAACCTCGAAACTGTCGAACGACGCGGCGCTTTTGATGCGATTATAGTCGGCGCCGGAGCGGCGGGCGGTCTGGCGGCGGCGCTGCTTTGCGAGGCCGGGATGAAGGTTCTGGTGCTCGATGCGGGTTATCGCCCGTCGCTGGCGGAAGCGCCGATGCGCACGCTGGTCTCGGCGGCAATGCGGCGGATCGCGACCCCGCGCATGGCGCGGCTGCTGCCCTACCGGGTGATGAAACGCGGCGAGGGCTTCCTGCGCGATCTGGGCCGCCGTCGGCAGCCGGTGCAGACCCAATGCTACGCCTGGCCCACCGCGCCCGATCTGTTCGTCGACGATCTGGATAATCCTTACGAGACCGCGCCCGATGCGCCCTTCAACTGGATCCGGGTGCGCGCGCTTGGCGGGCGGATGGTCGTGCCGGTGCATGGGCGGCAATACCTGCGCCACGGGCCCGCCGATTTCGCCCCGATCGACGGGGCCTCGCCCAACTGGCCCTTCGCGCCCGATGCGCTGACGCCGTGGTACGAGATGGTCGAGCGGCGTTTGGGGCTCTCGGGCGGGCGCGAAAACACGCCCTTCGTCCCCGACAGCCTTCTGGCCGAGGAACGCCAGCCCGACGCGGCGGAGGCCGATGTGATGGCGCTTCTCGACGAGGCCTATCCCGGCGTGACGACGATGCTCGGGCGTTATGCGCCGCCGATGCCCGCGCTGGATCAGGCGGCGGCGACCGGCAACCTGTGGTGTCGCAGCGGCGCGGTGGTCAGCCATGTCGAGGTGGATGCCTCGGGCCGCGCTCGCTCGGTCAGTTTCTACGACCGCGAAAGCCGCTCGCGGCAGACGATCAGCGCGCCACATATCCTGCTCGCCGCCTCGACGGTGGAGAGCACGCGCATCCTGCTGGCCTCGCAGACCGAGAGACCCGGCGGGATCGGCGCGGCCTCGGGCGCGCTCGGACGCTATCTGATGGATCACGTCTCGATCAAGGCGGAGGGGATCGGCCATGCGATCGGTCCGGGCGAACCTGCCGACATGGAGGTCGGGCGCTGCCTCTACCTGCCCCATTTCGAGCGGCGCGATGCCCCGGACAGCCTCCTCGATCGCGGCTATGGCGTGCGCCTTTACCGGACGCCCGGCCACGGCGATATCTCCTATTTCACCGCCGTTTCGGATTCCGAGATGCTGCCGCGTCGCGAGAACCGGATCACCCTGTCGGAGCGCAAGGACGCCTATGGCTTCGCGATCCCGCGTATCGAGGTCACCCATTCCCCCGAAGAGCTGGCCCGCGCCGCCGAGCAACGTCGGGCGGTGCTGGAACTCGCGGAAATCCTCGGCGTGCGTCTGACGAGCATATCGACGGGGCCGAGCGTTCCGGGCGCTGCGATCCACGAATGCGGCTCTGCGCGGATGGGCACGGCACCGGAGAATTCTGTGCTCGACCCGTTCAACGAATGCTGGGACGCGCGCGGGCTGCATGTGATCGACGGCGCGGCCTTCCCCTCCGAGGGCAACCAAAACCCGACCCTGACGATCATGGCCCTGACCGCGCGGGCCTGCGCCCGGATCGTGGGCAACTCGTCGCCCGAGGCGGATATGCCTGCCGCCGAAACCGTCACCGCCTGA
- a CDS encoding family 16 glycosylhydrolase has product MFRGMIRRGLVAGCALAVAMGATLAASAEDADSKGLVTTPFEETFTRVAPSRWYISDGWSNGDHQNCTWSRRAIGLAPEGGATLKFLPLANRSMPNLCGEIQTQGWFSYGTFEARVRSGAGAGFNAAFFTYTGPVHDQPHDEIDFEILTKQPDYVWTNRYVSGDEGDEGGRGIDIATPGQEGFHDYAIIWEPDRLRWFVDGKLVREATDHIPTHRMKVYFSLWATETLDRWMGRYETPDEPVEMVVKRFRYTPLGTGCSFDGSILCDLK; this is encoded by the coding sequence ATGTTTCGTGGGATGATCAGGCGCGGCCTCGTGGCCGGGTGCGCGCTGGCTGTGGCCATGGGGGCGACACTCGCCGCCTCGGCCGAGGACGCGGACAGCAAGGGCCTCGTGACCACGCCCTTCGAGGAAACCTTCACCCGCGTCGCGCCGTCGCGCTGGTATATCTCAGACGGCTGGAGCAATGGCGATCATCAGAACTGCACCTGGTCGCGCCGCGCCATCGGGCTTGCGCCGGAGGGCGGGGCCACGCTGAAATTCCTGCCGCTCGCGAACAGGTCGATGCCCAATCTCTGCGGCGAGATCCAGACGCAGGGCTGGTTCAGCTACGGCACGTTCGAGGCGCGCGTCCGCAGCGGCGCGGGTGCGGGGTTCAACGCCGCTTTCTTCACCTATACCGGGCCGGTCCACGATCAGCCCCATGACGAGATCGATTTCGAGATCCTGACCAAGCAGCCGGATTACGTCTGGACCAATCGTTACGTCTCTGGCGACGAGGGAGACGAGGGCGGGCGCGGCATCGACATCGCGACGCCCGGGCAGGAAGGGTTCCACGATTACGCGATCATTTGGGAGCCCGACCGGTTGCGCTGGTTCGTCGATGGAAAACTGGTGCGCGAGGCCACCGATCATATCCCGACCCATCGGATGAAGGTCTATTTCAGCCTCTGGGCGACGGAGACGCTCGACCGCTGGATGGGGCGTTACGAGACGCCTGACGAGCCGGTCGAGATGGTGGTCAAACGCTTCCGCTACACGCCGCTGGGCACGGGCTGCAGTTTCGACGGCTCGATCCTGTGCGATCTGAAGTGA